One genomic region from Gopherus flavomarginatus isolate rGopFla2 chromosome 20, rGopFla2.mat.asm, whole genome shotgun sequence encodes:
- the LOC127038431 gene encoding protein S100-A7-like, whose amino-acid sequence MTSKLEKALDDMIDVYHKYSEKRPNSDDYLQRHEFRQLLKQNAKSFLKCTLPYGQTEDEYIDDLFKKADKNRNEYLHFEEFVTTLAKLAIHAHNISHEPCDETPGKPGDGQGQGQGHGHGHGHGHGPN is encoded by the exons ATGACGAGCAAGCTGGAAAAAGCCTTGGATGACATGATCGACGTGTACCACAAGTACTCCGAGAAAAGGCCCAACTCGGATGATTACCTGCAGAGGCATGAGTTCAGGCAGCTGTTAAAGCAGAACGCCAAGTCATTTCTGAAGTGCACTCTGCCG TACGGGCAGACGGAAGATGAATACATAGACGACCTGTTTAAGAAGGCCGACAAAAACAGAAATGAATACCTCCATTTCGAAGAGTTTGTTACCACGCTGGCGAAATTGGCCATACATGCTCACAATATCTCACACGAGCCTTGTGACGAAACGCCTGGGAAGCCGGGcgatgggcaggggcaggggcaggggcatgggCATGGACATGGGCATGGGCATGGCCCCAATTAA